One genomic region from Rubinisphaera margarita encodes:
- a CDS encoding cytochrome c3 family protein has translation MSRFHFPAWINPLLPAVVGFLGIGALYYTGLFAYAVHPATSDVGYRPEQPVPFSHALHAGRLKMDCRYCHNTVEVAAHAAIPPVGTCLNCHQGVDQNGQSPTVAIHVNSLKLQPIRESAATGQSVVWRKVHDLPDYAYFNHSAHVTRGVSCVSCHGRVDRMEVVEQKATLAMGFCLKCHRNPTPSLRPVDEVTNLAWEPGPGQENIGQEVAESLRIHPQENCSTCHR, from the coding sequence ATGAGTCGATTTCACTTTCCAGCCTGGATTAACCCGTTATTGCCGGCCGTGGTCGGGTTTCTGGGGATCGGGGCTCTCTACTATACGGGTCTGTTCGCCTACGCCGTCCACCCGGCGACCTCGGATGTCGGCTATCGTCCCGAGCAGCCCGTTCCATTCAGTCACGCACTGCATGCCGGTCGGCTGAAGATGGATTGCCGCTACTGTCACAACACGGTTGAAGTGGCCGCCCATGCGGCGATTCCTCCCGTGGGGACATGTCTGAACTGCCACCAGGGCGTCGACCAGAACGGGCAGTCGCCCACGGTCGCAATCCACGTGAACAGCCTCAAACTGCAGCCGATTCGCGAGTCGGCGGCTACTGGCCAGTCAGTCGTCTGGCGAAAAGTTCACGACCTGCCGGACTATGCGTACTTCAATCACAGTGCCCACGTCACTCGTGGGGTGAGTTGTGTATCGTGCCACGGCCGTGTCGATCGCATGGAAGTTGTCGAGCAGAAAGCCACGCTTGCGATGGGCTTCTGTCTGAAGTGTCACCGCAATCCGACGCCGAGTCTGCGACCCGTGGATGAAGTCACTAATCTGGCCTGGGAGCCGGGTCCGGGGCAGGAAAACATCGGTCAGGAAGTCGCCGAAAGCCTGCGAATTCACCCGCAGGAGAACTGTTCGACCTGCCACCGCTAA
- a CDS encoding flotillin family protein, producing MPGSLLPILAQLEQLGFYGGVALVVVAAMIGLGLFIASRYKRCPSNKILVVYGSVGGGKSSTTIHGGGRLVLPIIQDYAYLSLEPIQIEVPLKDALSSENIRVNVPSVFTVAIGTEPQLMQNAAIRLLGLNGQAVKKQAEDIIFGQLRQVIASMKIEDINRDREQFLSSIQNSLEPELKKIGLVLINVNITDITDESGYIQAIGQKAASEAVQKARGDVAEQEKLGEIRVVAAERDKLIEVANARREQEIGIREADREKTVRVAELSKEEEFGKQRAMFEQETLVADANRQKRVAVASANAEAYRGEAEADAQVAEAQATLQVKQAEAYERSKTREKEAEAAVLEVQNRAMAKAALAEAEKVEAEQRAKLEAPAKAEKARTIVEAEAAAARKKLEADAEAAANYAKLEAEARGQYEILAKKGEGLREIISACGGSKEAFQMLLLEHLDSLASASAEAISKIKFDKIVVWENGGNGDKSNVSNFLQGMSRTLPPMLQVMRDIGGVELPETLVKMTGTEEAAAGESRLPEQDRPTVKPAEGNGSTTA from the coding sequence ATGCCTGGTTCCCTTCTCCCAATTCTCGCCCAGCTCGAACAGCTCGGCTTTTACGGTGGCGTGGCGCTGGTCGTCGTCGCGGCGATGATCGGCCTGGGCCTGTTCATCGCCAGTCGCTACAAGCGCTGCCCGAGTAACAAGATTCTGGTTGTGTACGGGAGCGTCGGCGGAGGCAAGTCGTCGACCACCATTCACGGGGGCGGCCGTCTCGTTCTGCCGATCATTCAGGACTACGCCTATCTTTCCCTGGAACCGATTCAGATCGAAGTTCCGTTGAAGGATGCTCTCTCCAGCGAGAACATTCGCGTCAACGTGCCGTCGGTCTTCACGGTGGCGATCGGCACCGAGCCTCAGCTCATGCAGAACGCGGCCATTCGTCTCCTCGGGTTGAACGGCCAGGCGGTTAAGAAGCAGGCCGAGGACATCATCTTCGGTCAGCTGCGACAGGTTATCGCTTCAATGAAGATTGAAGATATTAACCGGGACCGTGAACAGTTCCTGAGCAGCATTCAGAATTCGCTGGAGCCGGAACTGAAGAAGATCGGCCTGGTGCTGATCAACGTGAACATCACCGACATTACCGATGAGTCGGGTTACATCCAGGCCATCGGCCAGAAGGCGGCTTCGGAAGCGGTGCAAAAAGCCCGTGGGGATGTCGCCGAGCAGGAGAAACTCGGGGAAATTCGCGTTGTCGCCGCCGAGCGGGACAAGCTGATCGAGGTCGCCAACGCCCGCCGCGAGCAGGAAATCGGGATCCGGGAAGCCGATCGCGAAAAGACCGTGCGTGTCGCCGAGCTGAGCAAGGAAGAGGAATTCGGCAAGCAGCGGGCGATGTTCGAACAGGAAACGCTTGTCGCGGACGCCAACCGTCAGAAACGTGTCGCGGTTGCCAGTGCAAATGCCGAGGCGTATCGCGGGGAAGCCGAAGCCGATGCCCAAGTCGCTGAAGCTCAGGCAACATTGCAGGTGAAGCAGGCCGAAGCGTACGAACGGTCCAAGACCCGCGAGAAAGAAGCGGAAGCCGCCGTTCTTGAAGTGCAGAACCGGGCCATGGCCAAAGCGGCCCTCGCGGAAGCCGAGAAGGTCGAAGCCGAACAGCGCGCAAAACTGGAAGCTCCCGCCAAAGCCGAAAAGGCCCGCACGATCGTCGAAGCCGAAGCGGCTGCCGCCCGCAAGAAGCTCGAAGCCGACGCCGAAGCGGCAGCGAATTACGCCAAACTCGAAGCCGAGGCTCGCGGTCAGTACGAGATTCTCGCCAAGAAAGGGGAAGGCCTCCGGGAGATCATCAGTGCCTGTGGCGGATCGAAAGAAGCCTTCCAGATGCTGTTGCTCGAACACCTCGACAGCCTGGCCAGTGCCTCGGCCGAAGCGATCTCCAAGATCAAGTTCGACAAGATCGTCGTCTGGGAGAATGGGGGGAATGGCGACAAGAGCAACGTTTCCAACTTCCTGCAGGGAATGTCGCGAACATTGCCGCCGATGCTGCAGGTGATGCGCGACATCGGAGGCGTCGAATTGCCGGAAACGCTCGTTAAAATGACGGGCACGGAAGAGGCGGCCGCCGGAGAGAGTCGTCTTCCGGAACAGGATCGGCCAACGGTCAAACCGGCGGAAGGAAACGGTTCAACCACCGCGTAA